CTTGATTGGGTGGTTTTATCTGTTGGTAAATGAGATGGAAGAAAAGAGCTGCCCCTGCCCCGCTGCCCTCCCCCGTTTATTAACCACTCACAGGAAAATACCATGGACGCTTTTAATTGATGCAAACATGCATGAGACACAGATTTGGAAAAGGACAAATGGCTAGTAAGAGGACTGTCTGTGtctctcctccaccccctgcacagtgaGGCCAAGGCAGgaaagactcctttgggtagctgATCCTCTAGGCATCATCATTCATATCCTTTAAGCTTCGGCGTCCCCAGTCCATCCAGGTGGGATACTCACGGCTGTGGAGGCCGTCGTCCATCTGCACAGCATTCTCCTTCCCAGCAAGCTCTGCTGTTTGGGAGGAAGCACTGTGGTTAATTGAAGGGAGTTGCAGGGCATTGGCTGGCTAAAGCTGTCCTGAATCTCTGGAAACCCAcgccccatccatccatccatccatccatccatccatccatccatccatccctccctccctccctccctccctccctctctgttccAGGTCTTCAGCAGTCTAAaactcaaggcttttttgtataaaaagcccagcaggaactcatttgcatattaggccacaccctctgatgtcaccattgtttcacacaggccagcaggaatgcaattgcatattaggctccaccccctgacaccaaaccagctggagctgtgttcctgtgcgttcctgctcaaaaaaagccctgctaatgctcactgagaactagggttgccaactccagtttgggaaataactggagatttgggtgggtggagcctgggaagggtggagcttggagaagggtggggtttcaatggggtataatgccatagagcgctccttccaaagtgtccattttctccaggtgaactcatctcctggagatcagtcgtaatcccaggaaatttccagtcatcacctggagcctggcaactgaGAACTCTGAAACCTTGTTGACATCCTAAGAATTGATACTCTCAATGTAGCGAGTGGAGAAGGAACCAGGCAGACAGCTTGATGTTCAGGGGAGCTGCTCTGGAAGCGTCTTCGTTGTGTTTAATCTATTCAGTGCAtttgttcttgggggggggggaggcgctggCCAGGGGTCgtgttgtagaaaaagaggtgccagagctcattagcccaACTCATCTGCATCTTCCACACACACCCTGGCATCACTGAAAGGTGGactcaattctatcagctcagcatctgccttaacaGGCTTCCTGAATTCTAATGGTCGTAATAAATctttactcccgtcatacttttaaaatcactttctcctatgtggccacaggggcatgatgaagatttccatctgtttgctttatatgttttgggtacgttcccatttttttgtggggggaaaatattagaaagtttgtcaaaatttcgaccgggggggggaggtgttgaacaatggagcccagaagcaagtattgggggggggggggggagaaagaaaagaacacaataaaatccagaggttccggagctctgttcctgtgagctcctgccccaaacgaGGCCTGGtggtggcactttccatcaccaccaagACCCCTGGGGTCGGGAAGGGACCCCTCTTCTTTGCTTTCACTTAAGCTGCATTATAATATATATATGGCTGTAGcagtttctgccacctccccctCAAGgcgcaggagagcccaccaaaagGCAccgggtcttttttttttttttgcttccgaGATAGTTTTACAAAGAAGCTGGTTAGAAATTCACTCAACCCTCCCCTTGTCCTGGTAGCCGCTTCACAGAAAGGGCTTTGTTCTGCCTctttccggggggggggtgggggggtggggaggaagcgaGGAGGTGACAGGCAAGGAGGCTGAGAGAAGAAGACTTGGAACAAAGTtcgaggacaggggcacctttaagaccaacaaagtgttattcaaggtgtgtgctttcgtgtgcatgccaaCTTCCTCCCTGCTTTTCCTTCTGTGTTAAActcactagatcaggggtgtcaaatatgaggccaatggccaaatcaggcccctggagagctcctatcaggcccccaagcatctGGCTGTCATCTTTCTCTCTTCTGCAGCACGgcctgctttgccaagcttgctcaatcgcacaggagctacagagcaaaacctctatttcctccactGTTTGAAGCTCTCCcttgggagagcttgctttgccaggccctctcaattgcatagcccagctactgagccaagccactcttccttctattggctgaggctcctccctctcctggtcaccctggggaaggaaggaaagagccagagcttcctttgcccagttccctggatcccatgggagaaatacaaagaaagcaactttcgaaccgagtactaatgttttaaggtttttgttttgttttttttaaaaaaatctttgtgtttgtctgtgtcctttataaagtgtatgtctctgctacctaatcataaatagatacacacacggcccagtccAACCCAATATGGCTCAgcacaacaaggtctcatttatgtctgattcggccctcatgagttcgacacccctgcgctAGATGAGCTGGTCTGTGTGGATGGATGAGTGGCTAGCTGCAGGAAAGCAGGACcagagaagatactggatttgtatctcagagtggtcacaatctcctttaccttccccccacaacaaacatcctgtgaagtgggtgggactgagagagctcttacagcagctgccctttcaaggacaattcctacaagagctatggctgacccaaggccattctagcagctgcaagtagaggagtggggaatcaaacccggttctcccagataagagtccgcacacttaaccactacaggggaagaaggtctatgagacctatggctgacccaaggccattccagcagctgcaagtggaggagcggggaatcaaacccggttctcccagataagagtccacacacttcaccactacaggggaagaaggtctatgagacctatggctgacccaaggccattccagcagctgtaagtggaggagtggggaatcaaacccggttctcccagataagagtccgcacacttaaccactacaggggaagaaggtctatgagaactatggctgacccaaggccattccaatagctgcaagtggaggagcggggaatcaaacccggttctcccagataagagtccacacacttaaccactacaggggaagaaggtctgtgagacctatggctgacccaaggccattccagcagctgcaagtggaggagtggggaatcaaacccggttctcccagataagagtccgcacacttaaccactacaggggaagaaggtctatgagacctatggctgacccaaggccattccagcagctgcaagtggaggagcggggaatcaaacccggttctcccagataagagtccgcacacttaaccactacaggggaagaaggtctatgagacctatggctgacccaaggccattccagcagctgcaagtggaggagtggggaatcaaacccggttctcccagataagagtccgcacacttaaccactacaggggaagaaggtctatgagacctatggctgacccaaggccattccagcagctgcaagtggaggagtggggaatcaaacccggttctcccagataagagtccgcacacttaaccactacaggggaagaaggtctatgagacctatggctgacccaaggccattccagcagctgcaagtggaggagcggggaatcaaacccggttctcccagataagagtccgcacacttaaccactacaggggaagaaggtctatgagacctatggctgacccaaggccgttccagcagctgcaagtggagttgtggggaatcaaacccggttctcccagataagagtccgcacacttaaccactacaccaaactgaagagagCTTGAATACACATAGCTCCCAAGATCCTTCTGGCTGCATTTATCCTGGAGTTGGCGGCTCTCAATTTAGGAGAACGCAGAAAAAGGGAGCGCACCAGAGACCTCTTACCTGCATAAATGTGGGGCAGGAACTGGGAAATCAGATGCTTCTGGTCCACAGAAAGACCTCCTGGCCATTCCCGTCGGATGAGCCTCCCAGTGCCACTCTTCTGTGTCCTCTCAGCTCCTAGCAGGGCCGTCCTGTGCTTATTTGATCTACTGTCTTCCTGACGGGATGCAGACAGGGATCTGGAGAGGCCGGTGGCTATGAGAGTGGCCAGCAGCAGGCAGGCAAATGCCTTGGGATGCATGTCTGGGTAGAGACAGAGATGAGGAGGTGGGTACAGTTCCGTGCAATGCTCCTCTAGCCGGCTGCTAGCTGTGTCAAAACCCTTCTGTACCCAGACTCATCAACCACAAAGAATCCCAAGAGCCTTGGCCTTGGGGCTGCGGCTCACTGGCAGAtcctccgcttggcatgcagaaggtcccaggttcaatgcccacCACCACCAGTTAAAAAATCTGGCAGGAGGTGAcgcgaaagacctctgcctgagaccctggagagccgctgccgatctgagtagacaaggctgactttaatggactgaaggtctgattcagtataagcaggggtcattttgtaaaaaaacggGTGGCAAAtctcattagcataatttattagcatatgctgctccccccgccagccaaaagcaacctgatagcTCCTCAAAAGTTCCTCCAATCCCTTAAAGCTGAGAAAGAAAACCCAGTActgttctttctcagctctgagggattggggggaACTCCTCTAattcctcagagctgagaaaggctCAAGGATGgtgtgagtggggagggggtgcctgccccccCTGCTgcgagctggcaccctaggtggttgcctagttCACCTATTCCCATGCACCAGCTCTGGAAAGGAACTCAACAGAACTCCGTGAATCCCTGAAGTATCCCTATATCTCACAGCAGAAGTTTGGCTCTCCTGTGGAAAACCAAATCTAAACAATGGACCAGCCATGTGGGATATACATGGTTCTGCAAATCCAGGGGGAActtccaagtttgcagaaaaacttGATCTTggtttaaccctccccccccccccccggctaatTAGGGTatgaaggagccctgtggcacagagtgttaaagctgcagtgctgcagtccaagctctgctgacGACCTAAGTTCTATCCAGGCaaaagctgtgttcaggtagccggctcaaggttgattcagccttccatccttctgaggttggtcaaatgagtacccagattgctgggggaggggagtgtagatgattggggaaggcaatggcaaaccaccccgtaaaacgtctgctgtgaaaacatcgagaggtgatgtcatctcatgggtcagtaacgacttggtgcctgcacaggggtctacctttaatTTTGGGTATGAAGACATGCCAGAAGCTGACCTGCCTTGTCTGCAGAGACCCaataaaatggaacaaaatgaGATGCAGCAGGCAGCATTTTGAAGTGCTAGAGCCATCTACAAATGGCACATGAAACCCGGTGGTGGTCAGATGGAAATGACGAAGCCAGCCTGGTGTGGTGGTTGGGGGAGAAATGGGAGGCGGTGTTGGGGTGGGAAAACAATATCCCCCATCCCCTGTGAGGCTTCACAGATTCTTACGTTGTCATGGGCTCAGATTTAAACTACGTAAATATTTACGGGGTTTACACTTTTGTTTAAAGCTCCAAGTGGGTGAAAATGtttagaaataaaaaaaacattctaAAGTCCCTTCAAATTCCCTTAAAGTCTAATAAAATTTACCCTCCTCTTCTGTTGTGCATATAAACTCAATCGGCGGATACACACACTGCCATGCAtctggggaagtgatctctgaatCAGAAACGCTAATGCAAGAATAAGTGTTATTAGTCATTAAGGTGCAGCTGGATTTCTGTTTGATTCAGAAATGTGTTGTCTTGACGGCCCTTTTGACCAGTGTAATTTTTTTACTCAGTTTTGCCAATTTTGGATCCTATGTattttgtttcattattttatgccattaaaggggTTTTTTATGTTTAATCATGTCCTCTGTTAAGCCCTTTTACTGTAAAATGTCATTCTTTTTTTGTCGGCTGTGATACCCAAGATTAAGATGATTGTCCTTCTTAATCCCTATTATTAACTATCTATAGGGGTTACAATTCAATGtatctatattgttttatcttgacatatgggcaaattgtatgctcaTTCCTTTCTGTAAACTATTGTTATGCCATAAAAGGTTTTGGAATTGATTCagaaatgattaaaaaaaaaagaattaagcaTTTTTGTTTAAAAGCGTAGAAAAGGATGGGTGCTAACTAAGTGAGAGAGAATCCGGCCAGAGGGAAAGAGCAACCCACCCTTCGAAAAcctcaaaaggggggggggttaaatcacACTGCAAAAAAGTAAAAGAATGAACCTTATGAAAGAACTAACACATCTATGGGGAGAAAGTGGGACAAATCCAAGAAGGACGTGatctgtaatgcagaaggaaagcGCTTGGTTGGCAGCTACCCCAAGGCTCCTTACCTGTTGGACTCGTTCTGGCAAAGGTCTGCTCCTCTCTGGTCTCAACAGGATTCTGCCTTCTCCACTTCTCCCCACACAgcaagctgcccttttaaaggtGGGCTTGCTCCACCCTTTAGGaagagctccccctcccccagcagaatgTCCTTACGTCAGTTCCGCCTTTTTGATGTCAGTGGCTATCTTTGGCATTTTCAAAAACCCAACCAGGACATTTCTGCTCCCCAATTAATTCTTCTGGGCTGATAATCTGAATGACTGTCCTCAGCAACAGAAGAGAGTGGACCTTATTGAACTGATCTGCCAGCCTagttggggatgccagcctccaggtgggccctggagatcccctggaattacaactcatctcagactgctgttcccctggagaaaaatggatgctttagaggatggactccgtgacattgcaccccactgaggtccctgccgtccccaggctccatccccaaatctcctggagttttccaacctgaatCTAGCAATCCAAActgcccccatcccccactggggGCCAGAGGGCAGCTGGCAACCCAAATATTATATTAGGTGATCCTGGAATAAAAAATATAATCCTCTCAATATTGCCTGTAaagctaaaaaaggtaaaggtagtcccctgtgcaagcaccagtcatttccgactctggggtgacgttacatcatgttttcatggcagacttttttacggggtggtttgccattgccttccccagtcatctccactttccccccagcaagctggggactcattttaccgacctcggaaggatggaaggctgagtcaaccttgaaccggctacctgaacccagcttccgccgggatcgaactcaggtcgtgagcagagagctcggactgcagtactgcagctttaccactctgtgcccgcAAAGCTAGGAACCCTTTATTTAAGAGATCTGGGAAATACAATTTCGTATGAACAAAGTTTAGTTGCAAGGGGCCACTTAAAGAGTGGCAGAAAGCTGATTCGTTGGAAATGCGTTGGAAGAGAATTTTACAGATGCCACCGACTGCCCAAAGACGAATAAGCTATCTATGTAATCTGGTGATCAActataattctaggagatctccagcctttacctggaggttggcaacccttttgACAATGGCACCAGCACCTTCTTAGGCCCATTAGGAGCCAGACTGAGTCCAGATCCCTGTGCTGTAGCCCACACATATTCATTCCCCGCCCCTCCATGGGCCTTTGATATGGCATTTCCGTCTTGTCACCCTATAGGGCAGTCCTATATGTGCAGCAGTCCGTGGAGATGTTCTTTAAAGAGACTTTCTTACTTAAGACCAATCGCCAGTGGAACAGCGAAAGGAaacagctggctgatggggaaaCAACTGCTTCACTCCTATCAAGGGATCGTTCAGCAATCAGCCCCTGCCAAGGGGAACACAAACATTTTATTCGGCCATTACTGGACGATCAGGAAgacatgcctttttttttttcccactgaCTAAATTTGAAAGCCCTTGATTTATCACTTTGTACTTGGATGACCTATTTTTTTTTGAGTAAGCGTAAGTCCTTTGGGGTGGAaatggggttgccagccccacccacccttcaACTGAGGCAGCCCCACAGATGAGGAATTGATTTTCAACAAGGACAGCTTTTCCTCCCATTCGTGGATGGCCAGCAGAATTCTGGCTTGAATCCCATGAAGAAGTTCCATACGAGCCAGGCAGCCCCACAGTCTGCTGTAGAAACTCCCTTTTGTGCGAAAGGCCCGAAGAAAGCCACTTGCGCGAATTTAGCTGTTTTAGTGGAAGTGTACTtcgcaagtagggttgccaatccccaggtgagggcaggggatctcccggtttagaggccttccccccccgcttcagggtcatcagaacacaagggatgggggagagaaatgtctgctgggcactccactattccctatagagagcgattcccataaggaataatggagatttgatctgtggatatctgcggctctggggagggggcgttttttgaggtagaggcaccaaatttgcagcatagcatgcagtagctctcctcaaaataccccccaagtttcaaagggattggaccagggggtccaattctgtgagccccaaaagaaggagcctgtatccttcattattccaaatgaaaggaagaagaagatgaagaagatgatttatatcccgccctccactccgaagagtctcagagcggctcacaatctcctttaccttcctcccccacaacaggcaccctgtgaggtgggtggggctggagagggatctcacagcagctgccctttcaaggacaacctctgccagagctatggctgacccaaggccatgccagcaggtgcaagtggaggagtggggaatcaaacccggttctcccagataagagtccgcacatttaaccactacacgtaactggaaggcatttaaaaggtgtgcagtccctttaaatgtgatggccagaactccctttggagttcaattgtgcttgtcacagccttgctcctggcttcgccccccaaatccccaggtatttcttgaattgggcctggcaaccctattcgcaAGAGAGACAATGTTCCGCTCACAGAATGTGCTcctagggggtagggttgccaagtccaatttaagaaatatctggggactttgggggtggagccaggagactttgggggtggagccatgagacattaggggtggagccaagatcaaggctgtgacaagcatcattgaactccaaagggcgttctggccctcacatttaaagggacagcacaccttttcaatgccttccttccataggaaatcataaaggataggggcatcttcttttggggcgcatagaattggaccccctactccaatctttttgaaacttggggggtattttggggagaggcactagatgctgtactgaaaatttggtgcctctacctcaaaaacagcccccccagagccccagatacccgcggatcaattcactattattttctatgggaataaatctccataaggaataatagagttcccagcagacactttcctctcctccccccgctttttgatgaccctgaagcggggggagggcctccaaaccgggggatcccctgcccccacctggggattggcaaccctactagggggAGTAGCCATAGCATCATAGGGAGAGTCAGCTATCTATAACACAATTCACAGAAATGTATAAGATTTAAAATAAGATAAGATTTAAAACGTTATGTCTGAATATCAGACTGCATAAAATTTGCAAACAAAATACAATTTCACATATACATTTGATGGACTTCCAATCCCCACAATACCCATACTCATTTCGGCTCCtaagggccttcctcagtggtcaatatataAAATGGTACAAAGACCCACATCCAggaataaaaatgataaaaggccAGGTGTTGCTTCTTATATGATGTGTGATTACTTTATATTATCTAAAGTAAACCATAAGTGGATTATCCTGAACACACACACGTCAGAATATTCACCTTTATGGTTCTCTGCTGCAGAGTATCTAatacagaggtggccaaagttgcttaatgtaagagccacatagaataaacgtcagatgtttgagagctgcaagacgtgaacatcagagtcacaagacaggaaggaaggaaggaagggagggagggagggacgaaggaaatagatgggggaaggagggaaagaaagcaacttgaactttaaatgcattctccaagccgcctgcTAGCTtgtcttggcaaagtgatttaaagagacaaatgccttctccaagctggacagcagggcagtgggggcttcaagagccacacaatatgagtgaaagggccacacgtggctcctgagccacagtttggccacccctaatgtaGTATCACTGGATGTGAGATAACACCATCAAAAGCGGCTTTCTAAAATTCTATAATAAACATTACACATTTCTGTGAATTGGGTTATAGGTAGCTTAACCCTCTTATCACACTGACTATATTTGGGTTGagtttctctcccccgcccctttcTTTTCATTCAGGGGGGGAATCGTTGTGGCTTCTGCTTCTCAACACCATCCCATGTGCAGAAGGCAACTCCCCCACAACATGTGGAAGAAACCCACTGAGAAGCAACAGCATCAACTGcatcggggagggatggtggctcagtggtaaagcatctgcttgggaagcagaaggtcccaggttcaatccctggcatctccaaaaaagggtccaggcaaataggtgtgaaaacctcagcttgagaccctggagagccgctgccagtctgagaagacaatactgactttgatggaccaagtgtctgattcagtataaggcagcttcatatgttgatggGCAGGGGCCAGAAGGACATCTGGTTGATAATGCCACCGGGCCAGGGCCGAAAGAAGTCCCACAGCTGAGCTCTGCCCTATCCCATGACAACCACACCCCTGCTTTTCTGCCTTGGTTTCCTCTCTCTCGCTGTGGCCTCTGCAACAGTCGTTTTGGAGCAGGGCCCacaaccctgtgtcagaattccaaagctgcctgcaggctcaaaaagatctGGGCCCACTTAGGCTGTGTTTACACTACTAGAACTCCTTAAGCTCCAGGTGacgcaatagggttgccaatccccaggtgggggcaggggatcccccggattggaggctccccccacttcaggataatcagaaagtggtgggggggagggaaatggctactgggaactctattattccctatgaagacttattcccatagaaataatggagaattcatatGTGGGTATCAGGGACTCGggtgaggggctgttttttgaggtagaggcaccaaatttgcagcatagcatccagtgcctctccccaaaataccccccaagtttcaaaaggattgaaccagggagtccaattctatgagccccaaaagaaggtgcccctatccgtcattatttcctatggaaggaaggcattaaaaaggtgtgcgatccctttaaatgtgatggccaaaactcccttgaagttcaattatgcttgtcacaccttgctcctggctccgcccccaatgtctcctggctccacccccaaagtccccagatatttcttgaattggactatgATGCAAGCAGTGTGAAAGGTGCACCCTCTTGTGTTCAAACAGCAGAACTGCAATAATTTCAGGTCGGCAGCCccgtggtctgaagcagtagaacaaattttgataCCTTTGTCATTGAATACGTCAAAACAttttcattaagttgtatgctaatttgctgtttccCTAGGCAGaggccagtgttccttctaagctgagttagtgtgagctaggttgcagtttttttagcctcaggctcacacatttttgtctttgctcaggaaaaacagccctggacctacctaattgatgcagtagctcacaactttaatgccaggagctcacaaagtagaaattttgcttacaagactccacagcttagagggagcactgataGAGGCATCTATGTATATACGAACTGTTAACTTACATTgccatgtatctgaggaagtgtgcgtgcacatgaaagctcatacactgAATAAACCCTTGTTGattttaaaggagccactggactcaaaatttgttctgcaaTTTCATTTACACAGATGTTTTCACGTGTACCTAAAATATGCAGGACTTATTAGACTGCATACTTATACACTAGTAGTTTAACACTGATCCCTAAATCTGCTTATTAGAGAGGAATTTGTACTGAACCTTAACAGGTCCTgctctagaacagaggtggccaaacttgcttaacata
The sequence above is a segment of the Heteronotia binoei isolate CCM8104 ecotype False Entrance Well chromosome 15, APGP_CSIRO_Hbin_v1, whole genome shotgun sequence genome. Coding sequences within it:
- the LOC132584699 gene encoding gastrin/cholecystokinin-like peptide is translated as MHPKAFACLLLATLIATGLSRSLSASRQEDSRSNKHRTALLGAERTQKSGTGRLIRREWPGGLSVDQKHLISQFLPHIYAAELAGKENAVQMDDGLHSREYPTWMDWGRRSLKDMNDDA